The DNA segment AGGTCCTGAAGTGTTAATTAATACATGCTGCTCAAAGATACCACATCCTCTTTGTATAACAGATTGATAGCACTTATGTCACTTTGCAACTTGTCCTTTAAACTTGAATAAAGCATCATTGATATCTTTGAAATTTTACTATATGGGCACTGGTTTAAGTCTTTAAAGTTCACAAGTCACTGCAGTAATTAAAGAGCTCATACCAGTGTAGTTAGTGACCGTTTGTGATGACCCTTGATTGTAATGTTAGCATTTTATCTGCTCCATAACAGCAGCCTATTATTAATCATACAAAATAGTACTAGTTCATATACAGTggtgaaggattttttttttcttcaaatataAAATTTTATGCTCCACTGGCCTCATTAAAATTCGGTATGTAGAAAAGTATTGAAATGGTAACATTAAGCAACATTCAAAATACTGAAATTACCATAAATTGTTATAAGTTGTTACACCAAAAAGTCAGTATTTTGTGCTATAGGCAATcactaacatatatatatatattcctctTGTttggcaaaacatttttcatagaCAAAGAAATCCACAGAATGTTGTCCTACACATATATATGCAGTTAATGCAGCTGCATTGAGACCCGCAACAGTACTTTATCAACTCATTGTGTCTCTTCACTATTGTATGAAAAAAGCTCAACCATCTCTGGCACAGAGTCTGTAGTATACACTTAAATGATAAGCAGTAAGTATTTATAGTGCAGTGCTCTGTGAGCCAAGTCATTTGCTCTATGGATGTCATTCATCCACCAAGTGAATAACAATATGATAACAAtacagttttacacacacaggtataTTACTACACTTGACTCATACCTCTATGGTATGTTTCTAAATCTAGTTTAAAGAAGGACTGATTGAAGATTTGAGGTTctaaaatgtgcaaatgtgcCCATGTGGAATTCAGGATTATGATGTGAAGTGATGGACAGGGCCTGCTTTGACTTTCCACTCACTTGTTACACCAGTGGAACCAGTGGTTATGCTGTATAAAACCCACTGTCAGCACCAGTCCCAGGTGCACAGTGCATGAAAATCCGTTGAATTTAACCATGTTTTGCAGCTCTGACACCCCTGACAGAAttaatgtgtaatttttttgttgcagacatctgaaatgttttcaccGTGTCCAAATTATGTTTCTAAGCAGTTCTCATAAAACTAGGAAATGCGTCAAGGGGATTAAAAAATGTTAAGTAAGATTTTAGAGTTGTGAAACAGGGCCCAGTGTCCTCAGGAccccaaacacaacatttcagttaAGTAAAAGTGGCACTGTCACcaaaatatacacatataagTATTATGAAGCAAAATGGCACCTTTGAGAGTGTTATATTACCTAATAGCACCTGATgatgcagcattttaatgttgcagcagGTTGAGGTAGAGCTATTTTTAATGACTTAACAGCCTATATTTTGATAGTTTATTATGTATTGCTGTGTCATACTGAAGAAATGAAGCTCTAGTTCCTCTGTTTAAATAGCTCATGGAGGACTGTGTGGAAGGTTTGAGGTGAAGGGAAAGTGAGAAGCTTCCAGTGCTCAAGAGACAGTGCAGAGCCAAAGCAGGAAGGCCCCAGGTCTGCAGCAGTGGCATGTGTGTGCTCGCACTATAAAATATAGTAAATTCTGCTCTACAGTTTAAAAACTCTTTCACCTTTCACGTTGCATCGAACATCGTTTTCTTCTACATAATCCTCACCTCCTCAGTCTAGTGGAGGTCACCCTCTGCAGCAGGACTGGTTTTGATGCTCCAGGTGACACTGGGGAGGATTCGAACCAGAAACTGCACCAGTGATCCTTTACAAGAGCTAACAAACCCACCACACCACTGTTACAGTGGGAGACAATGTGCAAACTAATGGCAGATGTCATTTAATGTGGAGTTCCCTATGAAATGCCATGGTGCAGAATTATAGCTTAACATAAAATGAATATACTCAAATAAAGCACAAGTAGGATGTCTAAACATGTTGTGCTCCACCAGTGAAACATGAGCACTGTATAGGAGGTCAAATAAAACGTGTTACTGTAGCTTTGGGATTTATCACACCAGTGAATTAAACTTCGAGTCCCATCATCCTTATAAAACAGTGCTATTGTCCTGTGATTTCGTTATGTCACAGCTTCATTCATATTACCAGCGCAAACACGCCATGGGCTGATAAAAGTTGTGTTCATACCACGGTTAAAGCATCAAAGCCGATTATGACCCAGGCcaggaggcagagcagcagaggtgaACGGGCGATTTTATTGGTCGCCGGCGTGTCAGGAAGTCTAAAAGCAGCCAattgaaaaacactgacactgtctttgACCGTCCGACCTACAGTACCTGTCAACACAATGCACTTCTACTTTAAAGGTAATGAGCTCCccgagtgtgtgtttttttttttctttttcccagagCAGCTGTTTAACCGGGGCTGAAATGGTTATAAAAATGACAGTACACCAATTATCCCGGGAGAAAGACTCAGCGCTTTTATGAATGAAGTTCAGCACAGTTTGTCCCGCTTTTTATCTACACCAGCCGGACTCTGGGACATAACATTTGTTGCCACTAACAGGATGGAGTGGCTGTTCCAGCGATGCCATAAAGAGGCTGCTTTCCACTCTGTCTTTCGCTCGGTGCTGCTCATGTCTTGTGTGGTAAGAGCAACTGTGATTATTTTATGCTCTAGTATAATCATTTCTTACATGAAGACTTTTAGAAAAGTCTTAAGCATACTATAACAGGAAGGCTCTGACGTCGGAAATGCAAAATTGTtattaattgcatttttttttttacaaacattatttgTGCTGGGTTTTCGTGCAGCTCTGTCTGGCTTTGATGCTGTGCTGTGCAGAGAAGTAGGACAGATTATAAATTGGTCACTGCGTCCAAGCCAAGGCCTATACTCATTTATCTGTGACAGACAGCGCCAAATAATAAGAGGATAAATACTGAATCCAATCCAATCCAAACATGGCAGCCCCTTCAGAGGGTAGGAGATAATTAAATTCAGCTATAACTTCAACTCATCCAGACATAAAATAACACGAAACAACCACATGTCCAAGTAATTTATTACACATACAAACATCATTCTGGAAAGCCACAAAATATGCTCTTAAAATCTGTTTGGTGACTTTGACATGTCAGCACTTTGAGATGTTCTTGTCCCTTATTGCCCCCGTGCCACACCTCCACAATCCTATTCAGCTCCTGGTCCTGTCCGTGTCCATGTATCCTGGGCTGTGGTCCATTGGTGTCCAGCTTCACTCAGCCTTCACGGGGAGCTATGTACCAGGCCACCACTCAGTCCTTCTCGTCAACAGTCCCAACGAACAGGCGGCCAAGGACATCGGCAGGTACAGCACAGTAGTGAGTGGTCAGCACTATAATCATATCAGGTGACATCTTAACAGTCTTTAAAAAATAGCACAGGGTTTCATTTTCTAATGCAGTTCAAATACCTCAAAGGAATAGTTAGAGTAcaatgagaagatcaataccactcttgAGTCTGTATAATTAAAATGGAGCTAcggccagcagccagttagcttagcacaaaatTCTGGAAACGGGGGAATAGCCATTCTCGCTAATTAACAAGTCATcttaaatcttttttgtgtAATCTGTACAACAACCAAAGTGTAAGATCGATAAATAGTGGTTTAATGGTTAAGCTTCTGGAAACAGTGCAGTTTCTATCCTCAGGTTCTGTGTACACATTGAGCAAACAAGATACAAACGTCTGCTTTACGGGTGCTGGTCAAGCTGGAGTCATACTGGCTGTTTCCTCATGCTTCCAATGCAAAGACAACAACTGTCTCCATAGCTACATATTTACTAATTACATTCTTTTGCTTTGGTATGTGACTTGTGGTTTGCAAATTAGATAAAGTGGCTTAAACAATTTAAAGTCAGTCACACATACTGCATGTGATTTTTCTTCATGGGGAGGAGATACAATCTTGTCAAAACTCACAACTGGTAGGAGCGCTGTATTTGCACCCTCATTTTCTTTGCTGGCATTTTAGCTGCATGCAAATGAGCTCTATCTATTTACCACATGTCAGGGCAGAAAGTAGCCACAGAGCACGTGCCAGATATGTAAATCACCTCCTCCAGAGCCCCCGGTTTGAGCAGGGGGCACGGTCGAGCTGGCGATAAACTATAATATGAGTttagctgcagcaggaaacaagaGTTTACTATCTTTCTCAGAATTTACCGCACTGAAGTATTTTCCTGCAGCCCTCTTGAAGAGCACTGTGATGAAGGGCTCAGTTTTCATGCTGTAATTGATAAACAGCTGGTGGCTTGTAAgtgtttaatttttctttcctctctttccatgTCTGCCCCCACCGTTTCCATCCACGCTCCCTGCCATCCTGTCTTCTTTTCCAGGGCGATCATGGAGAGGCGGCTGGCAGCCAGTATTAACATTCTCTCCAGGATCTCCACAATGTAAATCATATTTGACCCTATCTTGACACAACTTTCTACTGAGCTGATGCACAACCACGAAGACCTGCTCAGTTGTAATgtctctcacatacacagacatttacatgcaaacaaacacatatgttCTTTTTAGCTGGTTACCAGGGAAACCACAAGGTGAGCAGGCTGCATCTGAATGGCTTTTATCAGTTTTCCTATCACTAGAAACTGAGTGGCAGTTAGTCTTCAAGGTAgacatgtgtttgtatgcatggATTAGCTTTTCCTGTTAATGCATAACCGCACaaggaaaaaggaaggaaaaaggacAGCAAAGGACAGACATTAAACCTGTTACCTAAACAGATGTTTTAGCCTAAAAATAGAGGATGTGGTCGGATTAGTTTAGGGGTGAGGGTGTTGATGGAGGTGGTTgaaggtttgtgtgtttgagtgcaggTGTGCAATGGAGAACGTTTAAGTCTTATCCAGGGTTGTTCCATGTCACAGTTCAGCATTTATTCTGACATCAGTCATGGGACATGGTTAAAAATGGGTTCTCGGTGAGTGGTGCGCTGTCAGTCCACAAGGCAACAACGTGTTTACAGGAAAGAGGCAGTTATGCACAGGAACAGTTTGACAATATCACTGTAAATCACAGTGGACATTATAAATGGTCTGGCATTGTTGAGAAATGGCGCTGCACTGTGTACCGTACATGGCCTAGTTCATGTACTTGTGTAGCTGtaatgtcttttcttctttggttcTTTAGGTTCTATTGGAAAGGTGAAATCCAGGACTCAAGTGAAATTCTGATGGTAAGCTCACTGAGAAAGTCCTTTTGAGATCAACGTGTACTCAACAGGCATGTTGAAGCACAACGCAGAGCTGTAAGATGAGATGTCATTGTTGTTGCAGCTGGTGAAAACAAAGACCTCCAGGATCCAGCAAGTCATAGATTATGTGAGGTGAGGTTTTGCTTTATgtaatatatgtttattttaaggTTATCATAGTGAAAATGTACATCAAATTAAAGTTTCAAACTTACTTAATGCTTAAGCCTGTGCACACTGCTGTAGACTTGCATTAAAAGTTTGTTGTGGTTATTTTCAAGATTTCATTACCTCACTATAGGAACTTAAGAAATTGGACCTCCAGTTTTCCACTAGTATTCATGAAAAGCATATTTGATAATGTGGTGTTATTGCTTTAGTTGCTTTAGCTTGAAAAGGATTTTTAGATGTTTGAGCTAATAAAAGATCCAAAAACAGATACATTCATTAGAAAAAAGGGGAAGTTATTGATAAATTGTATATAGAATTTCAGGCGTTGGTGGATGGGCTATGTTCTTTATTGGTATTTATACATCCATATTTGACAATGTCAGGTAGAAGAATTTACATATTCTAGCTGATAATTACCATTagtaattaataatatattttcattttctactACTGGTGAACTCAGCATTAAAGCATTCAATTTGCATATTTATCTACTACAATATCTAAAATTTTAGTTAATGGATGAGGAGAGGAACTGTGTGAGTTTCTTTGCAGTGTGACCATCATTCTGTTAAAGGTTGTGTTGTGAGGTGTTTTAGTTCAACAAGTAGAgcctgcttttcctctttttagtTTACTGGGGGGCCTCACTCCAAACAAACTAGAGGTTTAAAGGTGTGTGTTAAGTCAGTTATTAAGTGTAGAAGGGGTGTAGAatgctgaaatgacaaaaatgagtgaaaaaaggCTCAGGTTGAAAAGGGCTGGAAGCAGTAGAGATATGCTGAAGTGTTCATCTGTATGAATAAATGGTTTGTTTTACgtgacatgtttgtgtttgcatggcTCCCTTCAAGGTCTGTCCACCCCTACGCAAACCCAGAAGTCCTCAGCTTCCCGGTGAAGGACGGCAGTCTGGCTTACATGAGTTGGATGGATGAAGCCATTCCAGATGACTGATACATCATTAAAATCAAAGCCAGTCTCAGCATGGACTGCAGCCCAGAGAGGAAACCTGAGCCACGTGCGCACGCTGTTGTTTTGAAGGCTTTGGATCGAAGGGTTCAGAAAGTACCCTGCTGAACAAAAGTTCAATACATGACATTTACAATATTTTGTTGCTCTGACCTTTTCACTGTAAAGTCTACAATCTACTGTGGAGATCTGATTTAAGTCCTTTGAAGAGCTTCATATCCCAGCCACAGAAAATACttgtttctgattggctgccaGTTGTCAGTTAAAATCGTATAATGGGACAAGTACATTGCAGTGCAGTACAGGGTCAGTTCACTCACACTGGTATAATTAATACAATATGGTTTAAACTGACAGTAAACTAACTTTTAAAAGTGGATTACAATATTTATCTCCTCCATTATGCATTATGCATTATGCTTTTATATTATTGCACTTTTTACACAGGTAGCACTATCCTAATAGCAGTGATTCTttagagtattattattttgtgtattgtATTTGCATTTGCTTATGATTTGTTTATGCATCCTGCAG comes from the Lates calcarifer isolate ASB-BC8 linkage group LG9, TLL_Latcal_v3, whole genome shotgun sequence genome and includes:
- the zgc:63972 gene encoding protein CutA homolog, which encodes MNEVQHSLSRFLSTPAGLWDITFVATNRMEWLFQRCHKEAAFHSVFRSVLLMSCVLLVLSVSMYPGLWSIGVQLHSAFTGSYVPGHHSVLLVNSPNEQAAKDIGRAIMERRLAASINILSRISTMFYWKGEIQDSSEILMLVKTKTSRIQQVIDYVRSVHPYANPEVLSFPVKDGSLAYMSWMDEAIPDD